CCACGAGCGCAGACGCGCCGCCCAGCAGCGCGGGGTGCGGCACAACAGCCAGCAGATCGGACTGCGCCACCAGGTGCAGCAGGCTGGCAAAGTCGGGGCAGCGCACGGACATCTTGGGGGCGGGCATGCGGCGCACGCGGTGCGCTTCCGTCAACACATCCACCGGCCCGCTGACGCTGGACCCCACACAGGCCCACGCAGCACCCTGCAGTTGCACCAGCGACTGGGCCCGGGCCAGAGGGTGGCCTTTGCGCGCATAGACCTGGGGATGCAGCTCGTACAGGGGCCGCTCCACCACGTCGGGGTGCGCAAACTTGCGCGGCTTGGGGGCGATGACCGCATCAAAGCGCCGCTGCAGCAGGCCTTCCAGCAGGCTGCCCTCATCGGCCGTCGCCATCTCCAGGGAGCGCCGGGCGTTGGGCAAACACCAGCTGGCATACAGCAGCGGGCCGCAGACCAGCGCTGCTGAAGACGTGAGCCCCACCCG
Above is a window of Acidovorax sp. KKS102 DNA encoding:
- a CDS encoding LysR family transcriptional regulator, with translation MYLRYLQYLHAIVEKGSFALAANACGVSQPAISHGMKALQAHFTQPLLVREGRRYVATDLARAVAAQALPLAQGVEALPRASVATPDRHKLRVGLTSSAALVCGPLLYASWCLPNARRSLEMATADEGSLLEGLLQRRFDAVIAPKPRKFAHPDVVERPLYELHPQVYARKGHPLARAQSLVQLQGAAWACVGSSVSGPVDVLTEAHRVRRMPAPKMSVRCPDFASLLHLVAQSDLLAVVPHPALLGGASALVAPLRLAESLPLYGMWLFEPRGRKSRLCPEVFAPVG